The following are encoded in a window of Paenibacillaceae bacterium GAS479 genomic DNA:
- a CDS encoding Glyoxylase, beta-lactamase superfamily II produces the protein MTEWLPGGSPGEAAVVSELLPGGWLRVCVPLPYSLRFVNSYLVPEPEGDWTVIDPGLNTEESRALWLAELDKLGIRQGALRRVLLTHQHPDHYGLAGWFQQQYACSVWMTEKAHRYAKRMWGAGSRFPLELAEWFGRHGMPAELLAQLEPHLQSFRERVEPQPEVSYLTAGSCMELGGESWSLIDAPGHAGGALCFYSESSRSIVVGDQVLLRITPNISLVPGPEEDANPLQSYLTSLRELSSYVTERVYPGHREPFTDLAGRAREITAHHERRLEHLRGLLQQRDAASAFELCELEFGSHLRRNIHNLRFAMSETLAHLAYLEYEGEAEQRDEGGFVRFRAVTAGDPVRGGE, from the coding sequence CGGGCGGTTGGCTGCGGGTATGCGTTCCGTTGCCGTATTCCTTACGTTTCGTCAATAGTTATCTTGTGCCGGAGCCGGAAGGCGACTGGACTGTTATCGATCCCGGTTTGAATACGGAGGAGTCCCGCGCTCTGTGGCTTGCGGAGCTGGATAAGCTGGGCATCCGGCAGGGAGCGCTTCGCCGCGTGTTATTGACGCATCAGCATCCAGACCATTATGGGCTGGCCGGATGGTTCCAGCAGCAGTATGCTTGTTCCGTATGGATGACGGAGAAGGCGCATCGATATGCCAAGCGTATGTGGGGAGCTGGCAGCCGTTTTCCATTGGAGCTTGCCGAATGGTTCGGGCGACATGGCATGCCGGCGGAGCTGCTGGCACAGCTGGAGCCCCATCTGCAATCGTTCCGGGAGCGAGTTGAGCCGCAGCCGGAGGTGTCCTATTTGACGGCGGGCAGTTGTATGGAGCTAGGAGGCGAGAGCTGGAGCTTGATTGATGCACCTGGCCATGCTGGCGGGGCGTTATGCTTCTATAGCGAGAGCAGCCGTTCGATAGTTGTGGGCGACCAGGTGTTACTGCGCATTACTCCGAACATCAGCCTTGTGCCGGGTCCGGAGGAAGACGCGAATCCGTTGCAATCCTATTTAACTAGTCTACGGGAGCTATCCAGCTATGTGACGGAAAGAGTGTATCCTGGCCATCGCGAGCCATTCACGGATTTGGCCGGGCGGGCGCGGGAGATTACCGCGCATCATGAGCGCCGGCTGGAGCATCTACGAGGGTTGCTGCAGCAGCGCGATGCGGCGAGCGCATTCGAGTTATGCGAGCTTGAATTCGGCTCGCATTTGCGTCGCAACATCCACAATTTGCGGTTCGCCATGTCTGAAACGTTGGCCCATCTAGCCTATCTCGAATATGAAGGAGAGGCCGAACAGAGAGATGAAGGAGGTTTTGTACGCTTCCGGGCTGTGACGGCAGGAGATCCGGTGAGAGGTGGCGAGTAG
- a CDS encoding Phosphatidylglycerophosphatase A: MSNPGEYALNSKAVAQATAEWLAKRGVTKSEIAELTLFLQKDYYPDLSLRECEENVDAVLSKREVQNAVLTGIQLDLLAEEGKLMAPLQEMIHNDEGLYGCDEILALSIVNVYGSIGLTNFGYVDKLKPGILVRLNDKHDGEIHTFLDDIVGAIAAAAASRIAHRKQAQREEARGERGEDVPLP, encoded by the coding sequence ATGTCCAATCCCGGAGAATATGCCCTCAACAGCAAAGCTGTCGCCCAAGCTACCGCAGAGTGGCTGGCCAAGCGAGGTGTGACCAAGAGTGAGATTGCAGAGCTGACCTTATTCTTGCAAAAGGATTACTATCCCGATCTTTCGCTCCGAGAATGTGAAGAGAACGTAGATGCGGTGCTCTCTAAGCGCGAGGTGCAAAATGCGGTTCTGACCGGCATCCAGCTCGATTTGCTGGCCGAGGAAGGCAAGCTGATGGCTCCGCTGCAAGAGATGATCCACAACGATGAAGGCCTTTACGGCTGTGACGAAATTCTTGCTCTATCCATCGTTAATGTATATGGAAGCATTGGACTGACGAACTTCGGTTACGTCGACAAGCTGAAGCCAGGTATTCTCGTGCGTCTGAACGACAAACATGACGGGGAAATTCATACGTTCCTCGATGACATCGTCGGCGCAATTGCCGCTGCTGCAGCGAGCCGTATCGCCCATCGCAAACAGGCTCAGCGCGAAGAAGCCCGCGGAGAGCGCGGAGAGGATGTTCCGCTCCCTTAA
- a CDS encoding germination protein M produces the protein MKKQRYKWIRRAALTGALTLPVVVAGCGWFSPSESKEIDPPQGVNGSVVTGIDGENAAAGTGSAEVSAQGTGTGLTVYLKDASGYLAPVTIQAKLDSKLTPQAQALELLVDGGAYSKLLPAGFSAVLPKGTQILNVAVDAKTKLASVEFSKQFADYNEQDERRILEAITYTLTGMEGIQSVELWEEGEKLPEMPIGQFPLDRALSRSIGINLEAEDGVDYTLSTPVTLYFSSKTEAGDSYFVPVTRLVPRTTDKLTAALDQLAAGPLEESSLIPVWLPNVSAKVTQNKGTLTLDLLDEEYKKGDVAPSEMMNAVVLSLTENAGIGQVQIKLNGASDFKDDLNMSYTEPVSRPEQLNAFKS, from the coding sequence ATGAAAAAGCAGCGCTACAAATGGATTCGCAGGGCAGCTTTGACGGGGGCCCTTACATTGCCGGTCGTAGTTGCCGGTTGCGGTTGGTTCTCTCCATCTGAAAGTAAAGAAATCGACCCGCCTCAAGGAGTAAATGGCTCTGTTGTTACTGGAATAGACGGAGAGAACGCAGCAGCAGGAACCGGCTCCGCCGAAGTATCCGCACAAGGAACAGGGACTGGGCTAACGGTATACCTCAAAGACGCAAGCGGTTATTTGGCTCCCGTTACGATCCAGGCCAAGCTGGACAGCAAGCTTACGCCTCAAGCACAGGCACTTGAGCTGCTCGTAGACGGCGGAGCTTATTCCAAGCTGTTGCCGGCAGGCTTCTCCGCTGTGTTGCCTAAAGGAACCCAGATTCTGAACGTCGCAGTTGATGCTAAAACAAAGCTGGCTTCGGTTGAATTTTCTAAGCAATTTGCCGATTACAATGAGCAGGATGAGCGCCGCATTCTCGAGGCTATTACCTATACGTTGACAGGAATGGAAGGCATTCAGAGCGTAGAACTATGGGAAGAAGGCGAAAAGTTGCCGGAAATGCCAATAGGTCAATTCCCGCTGGATCGCGCACTTTCCCGCTCTATCGGTATTAATCTGGAAGCGGAGGACGGCGTCGATTATACTCTGTCCACTCCGGTAACATTGTATTTCTCCAGCAAGACGGAAGCCGGAGATTCGTACTTCGTACCAGTAACACGCCTCGTGCCACGCACAACCGACAAGCTGACCGCAGCGCTGGATCAGTTGGCAGCAGGCCCGCTGGAGGAGAGCAGTCTCATTCCGGTGTGGCTGCCTAATGTGAGCGCGAAAGTCACCCAGAACAAAGGTACTCTAACACTGGACTTGTTGGATGAAGAGTACAAAAAAGGTGATGTCGCTCCGTCCGAAATGATGAACGCCGTTGTGTTGTCGCTCACAGAGAACGCCGGAATTGGCCAGGTGCAGATCAAGCTGAACGGTGCATCCGACTTCAAAGATGACCTGAATATGTCCTACACGGAGCCGGTTAGCCGTCCGGAACAGCTGAACGCATTTAAGTCCTGA
- a CDS encoding ribonuclease PH, producing MRSDGREPGQLRQVQMAINVNKYAEGSVLIEAGDTRVLCTASLEERVPPFMKGQGKGWVTAEYSMLPRATHTRNQRESQRGKVNGRTMEIQRLIGRALRSVVNLQALGERTLTLDCDVLQADGGTRTTAITGSYVALALAIDKLAKTVNFPVYPLTDFLASTSVGVIDGEPRLDLHYEEDSRAKVDMNLVMTGSGKFVELQGTGEDEPFSREELNALLELGEKGIRDLIGIQKETLGAAGARIGTGLA from the coding sequence ATGAGATCCGATGGACGGGAACCAGGGCAGCTTAGACAGGTGCAGATGGCGATAAATGTGAATAAATACGCAGAGGGCTCCGTGTTGATTGAGGCCGGCGATACACGGGTGCTGTGCACCGCTTCTTTAGAAGAGCGGGTACCGCCCTTTATGAAAGGGCAGGGAAAGGGCTGGGTAACCGCCGAGTATTCCATGCTTCCTCGCGCCACGCATACACGTAACCAGCGCGAATCACAGCGCGGCAAGGTGAATGGCCGCACGATGGAAATTCAGCGGCTGATCGGACGTGCGCTGCGTTCAGTCGTCAATCTGCAGGCGCTCGGCGAGCGTACGCTGACGCTGGATTGCGACGTGCTGCAGGCGGATGGCGGCACGCGTACAACCGCCATCACCGGCAGCTACGTCGCGCTTGCTTTGGCTATTGACAAGCTGGCCAAAACGGTCAATTTCCCCGTTTATCCTCTGACGGATTTTCTAGCCTCCACGAGCGTAGGAGTCATCGACGGGGAGCCGCGTCTGGATTTGCATTACGAGGAGGATTCCCGCGCCAAGGTCGATATGAATCTGGTCATGACTGGCAGCGGCAAGTTTGTCGAGCTGCAGGGCACTGGCGAGGACGAGCCTTTTTCCCGTGAGGAACTTAACGCGCTTCTGGAGCTTGGAGAAAAAGGCATCCGCGATTTGATCGGCATTCAAAAAGAAACGCTCGGCGCTGCGGGAGCCCGTATCGGGACGGGATTGGCATGA
- a CDS encoding XTP/dITP diphosphohydrolase has translation MSKGYIVVATGNAGKVKEFSHAFAKLGLEVRSLKDFSGMPDIVEDGDSFAANARIKAGVIGRLLSAPVLADDSGLCVDALGGDPGIYSARYSGPDATDAANNAKLLQELAAVGADSTGAAAPPPEGERLLSPGRFRCALALYVPEQDDFMESEGTMEGFILDRPRGTKGFGYDPLLWVPEHGRTAAELSVEEKQQVSHRGEALRELLVKLEASGLQL, from the coding sequence ATGAGCAAGGGGTATATCGTTGTCGCTACGGGTAACGCGGGCAAGGTGAAGGAATTCAGCCATGCTTTCGCCAAGCTCGGCTTGGAAGTGCGCAGCCTGAAGGATTTCTCCGGCATGCCGGACATTGTTGAAGATGGCGACAGCTTCGCCGCCAACGCCCGGATCAAGGCCGGCGTGATTGGCAGGCTGCTCAGCGCACCCGTGCTGGCTGATGACTCCGGCCTTTGCGTGGATGCGCTAGGCGGAGACCCGGGCATCTACTCAGCCCGCTACTCCGGGCCGGACGCCACGGATGCCGCCAACAACGCTAAGCTGTTGCAGGAACTGGCTGCTGTCGGTGCGGATTCCACCGGTGCCGCTGCGCCGCCGCCGGAAGGAGAGAGGTTGCTCAGTCCCGGCCGCTTCCGCTGCGCACTGGCGCTGTATGTGCCGGAGCAGGATGATTTTATGGAGAGCGAAGGCACGATGGAGGGCTTCATACTGGATCGGCCGCGCGGCACAAAAGGCTTCGGCTACGACCCGCTGCTCTGGGTGCCGGAGCATGGACGAACCGCCGCTGAGCTTAGCGTCGAGGAGAAACAGCAGGTCAGCCACCGCGGCGAGGCGCTTCGTGAGCTGCTTGTTAAGCTGGAGGCGTCTGGCCTTCAACTGTAG
- a CDS encoding asparagine synthase (glutamine-hydrolysing), with translation MCGFTGWIDWTRDLTLHSEDLEKMTTTLALRGPDASGTWISGPCALGHRRLSVMDPENGAQPMIRSQDQNKFVIVYNGELYNAPELKRELESRGRSFTTTCDTEVLLTAYMEWGPAAVEKFNGIFAFAIWDDKEQKLFLARDRVGVKPLFVSQAGGQFIFGSEPKALLAHPAVKSDVGAEGIAELFIVGPARTPGVGVYKDLTELLPGKCMTVDRSGTRVHTYWELTSWEHEHNVEETAQRIGELLRDTVERQLASDVPVGTLLSGGLDSSALTTLAVDFYNRAGAGSIDTFSVDYVDNDKHFKSHAFQPNADEPWIQKMVEYLGTLQHNVKFDTPELVAALDDALSARDLPGMADVDASLLLFCREIKKHVTVAISGEAADEVFGGYPWFHREESLNAETFPWALASPMRAELLSPEMREWTKPLDYIGDRYSEAVTAVPHLSGENELQRKMRVMSYLNITRFMPTLLDRKDRMSMGAGLEVRVPFCDHRLIEYVFNVPWEIKSSGDREKGILRQALRGVLPNDVLYRKKSPYPKTHNPNYLNAVRSKLLEILDDSSSPILPLINAAKVREIAQSDAASSNIPWFGQLMSGPQLFAYLYQVNRWLIQYKVSVN, from the coding sequence ATGTGCGGATTCACCGGATGGATCGATTGGACTCGCGACCTGACCTTGCACAGCGAGGACTTGGAAAAAATGACCACAACTTTAGCGCTCCGGGGACCCGATGCTTCAGGAACATGGATTTCGGGCCCATGTGCCCTTGGCCATCGGCGACTGTCAGTTATGGACCCGGAAAACGGCGCTCAGCCGATGATTCGGAGTCAGGACCAAAATAAATTCGTCATCGTTTATAACGGAGAGTTGTACAATGCCCCAGAGCTGAAGCGGGAGCTGGAGAGCAGAGGCCGCAGCTTCACGACAACCTGCGACACCGAGGTGCTGCTGACCGCCTATATGGAGTGGGGACCGGCTGCCGTAGAAAAATTCAACGGCATTTTTGCTTTTGCCATCTGGGACGACAAGGAGCAGAAGCTTTTCCTTGCGCGTGACCGCGTTGGCGTCAAGCCGCTGTTCGTCAGCCAGGCTGGCGGACAGTTTATTTTTGGCTCGGAGCCGAAGGCGCTGCTGGCCCACCCGGCGGTTAAGAGCGACGTCGGCGCTGAAGGCATCGCCGAGCTGTTCATCGTTGGCCCAGCCCGCACGCCGGGCGTTGGCGTCTATAAGGATTTGACCGAGCTGCTGCCGGGCAAATGCATGACTGTTGACCGCAGCGGCACGCGCGTGCATACGTACTGGGAGCTGACCAGCTGGGAGCATGAGCATAACGTCGAGGAGACGGCACAGCGTATTGGCGAGCTGCTGCGGGATACGGTGGAGCGCCAGTTGGCGTCCGATGTGCCTGTTGGCACGCTTTTATCCGGTGGGCTAGATTCCAGCGCGCTGACGACGCTTGCGGTGGACTTTTACAACCGGGCTGGCGCCGGATCAATAGATACATTCTCGGTCGATTATGTCGACAACGACAAACATTTCAAGTCGCATGCCTTCCAGCCCAATGCCGACGAGCCCTGGATTCAAAAAATGGTGGAGTATCTCGGCACTTTGCAGCATAACGTCAAATTCGATACACCTGAGCTAGTCGCCGCTCTGGACGACGCCTTGAGCGCACGCGATCTGCCTGGCATGGCCGACGTTGACGCCTCGCTGCTGCTGTTCTGCCGTGAAATTAAGAAGCATGTTACCGTCGCCATCTCCGGCGAGGCGGCGGATGAGGTGTTCGGCGGTTATCCGTGGTTCCATCGCGAGGAGTCGTTGAACGCCGAAACGTTCCCGTGGGCGCTCGCTTCCCCGATGCGGGCTGAGCTGCTATCACCAGAAATGCGCGAATGGACGAAACCGCTCGATTATATCGGCGACCGCTACAGCGAAGCAGTGACAGCTGTTCCTCATCTTAGCGGCGAGAACGAGCTGCAGCGCAAAATGCGCGTAATGTCGTACCTCAACATTACGCGTTTTATGCCGACACTGCTCGATCGCAAGGACCGCATGAGCATGGGGGCGGGGCTGGAGGTTCGGGTTCCCTTTTGCGATCATCGGTTAATCGAGTATGTATTCAATGTCCCTTGGGAGATCAAATCATCCGGTGATCGTGAGAAAGGCATTCTGCGCCAGGCGTTACGCGGCGTACTGCCGAATGATGTGCTTTACCGCAAAAAAAGTCCCTATCCGAAGACGCATAATCCAAACTATTTGAACGCGGTTCGTTCGAAGCTGCTCGAGATACTGGACGATTCCAGCTCCCCAATTTTGCCGCTGATCAATGCCGCCAAGGTGCGCGAAATTGCCCAATCCGATGCGGCGAGCTCCAATATCCCCTGGTTCGGCCAGCTGATGAGCGGCCCGCAGTTGTTCGCTTACCTGTACCAGGTGAATCGCTGGCTGATTCAGTACAAGGTTTCTGTGAACTAG
- a CDS encoding membrane protein: MPPKPSFTTKTIDFGKNMFSRFQDDEVPALGAQLTYYLLLSFFPFLIFLVSLLGYLNLNGDELINEFILMLPEDGGNTVRTILSEVSVGSSGTLLSIGMIGTIWAASNGINAVIKGINKAYDEEENRPFWKVRGISLLATIVLAIVIILVVVLLIFGRVIGEYMFQKLDYPAGFEPIWTVVSFLLPLAAMILVFTLLYWITPNRKLNFRDVLPGACFATIGWIVTSILFSFYVSQFGNYTKTYGSLGGVIVLLVWLYLSSIIIVLGGEINAALRFDQEGIKKRPPVKSFGFKFFRKPDNRGPGGDKHIPL; this comes from the coding sequence ATGCCGCCAAAACCGTCCTTCACGACGAAAACGATCGATTTCGGCAAAAATATGTTTTCCCGGTTTCAAGATGATGAGGTTCCCGCTCTGGGCGCTCAGTTAACCTATTATTTACTGCTATCGTTTTTCCCGTTTCTCATTTTCCTGGTCAGCTTGCTCGGATATTTGAATCTCAACGGGGATGAGCTCATCAATGAATTCATTCTGATGCTGCCTGAAGATGGAGGCAACACAGTTCGGACTATTCTCAGCGAGGTATCCGTTGGAAGCAGCGGAACGCTCCTGTCGATCGGGATGATTGGCACCATATGGGCAGCCTCCAACGGAATTAATGCGGTCATCAAAGGCATCAACAAAGCCTATGACGAGGAAGAGAACCGCCCTTTCTGGAAAGTGCGCGGCATCTCTCTATTAGCTACAATCGTACTGGCTATCGTAATTATCCTTGTCGTTGTGCTGCTTATTTTTGGTCGTGTCATCGGTGAATATATGTTTCAAAAGCTCGATTATCCCGCTGGCTTCGAACCGATCTGGACCGTTGTCAGCTTCTTGCTGCCGCTGGCCGCGATGATTCTGGTATTCACACTACTCTACTGGATCACGCCGAATCGCAAGCTGAACTTTCGGGATGTGCTGCCGGGAGCATGTTTTGCCACGATTGGTTGGATCGTCACCTCTATTCTGTTTTCGTTTTATGTCAGTCAGTTCGGCAATTATACGAAAACTTACGGCAGTCTTGGAGGCGTCATCGTATTGCTGGTCTGGCTCTATCTCAGCTCCATCATCATCGTGCTGGGCGGTGAGATCAATGCGGCGCTTCGTTTCGATCAAGAGGGGATTAAAAAAAGACCGCCCGTCAAGTCATTCGGGTTCAAATTTTTCCGCAAACCCGACAACCGAGGCCCAGGTGGTGATAAACATATTCCCTTGTAG
- a CDS encoding deoxyribonucleoside regulator, which translates to MSEKLEKIVEAARLYYQMDFSQQDIAKKLGVSRPTVSRFLQQAKADGIVQITIHDPLENNDMICRHLERRFGLEKAIVVSTPSHEDNIVKKYIGEAAAQYLYEIVRDGDTIAVTWGTTLYEIAQRLPVKNVRGVNVVQLNGGLSYSETNTYASEIMHLLGGAFNTTPHLLPLPAIVDQPLVKQAIEADRHISKILEIGRKANIAVFTVGVPTVDSVLVRANYLSQTELDVIHRLGKGDICSRFIDIDGAICLKELDARTIGIELEELKSKKHAILVAGGINKADAVYAAVRGGYPKTIVTDTFTALYLLEREQSVSD; encoded by the coding sequence ATGTCAGAAAAGCTGGAGAAGATTGTGGAAGCGGCGAGACTTTACTATCAGATGGACTTCAGCCAGCAGGACATCGCCAAGAAGCTGGGAGTTTCACGGCCTACGGTATCGAGATTCCTTCAGCAGGCTAAGGCGGACGGCATCGTGCAGATTACGATTCATGATCCGCTGGAGAACAACGACATGATCTGTCGGCATCTGGAGCGGCGCTTTGGCTTAGAGAAAGCAATTGTCGTGAGCACCCCGTCCCATGAGGACAACATTGTTAAAAAGTATATTGGAGAAGCGGCAGCCCAATACCTATATGAGATCGTTCGGGACGGCGATACAATTGCCGTTACATGGGGAACAACGCTGTACGAGATCGCACAGCGACTGCCGGTCAAAAATGTGCGTGGCGTCAATGTCGTACAATTGAACGGCGGACTTAGCTATTCGGAGACGAATACCTATGCTTCCGAAATCATGCATCTTCTTGGAGGCGCATTCAATACGACACCACATCTGCTGCCGTTGCCGGCAATAGTTGACCAGCCGCTCGTTAAGCAAGCGATCGAGGCTGACCGTCATATATCCAAAATCCTCGAAATTGGACGGAAGGCGAATATTGCTGTATTTACGGTAGGCGTGCCTACTGTGGATTCCGTGCTTGTCAGAGCCAACTATCTTAGCCAAACGGAGCTTGATGTTATTCACCGCCTCGGTAAGGGAGACATCTGCTCGCGCTTCATCGATATCGACGGGGCGATCTGTCTTAAGGAATTGGATGCACGCACGATTGGTATTGAGCTGGAAGAGCTAAAAAGCAAGAAACATGCGATTCTGGTCGCAGGCGGCATCAATAAAGCCGATGCAGTTTATGCCGCAGTTCGGGGTGGCTATCCCAAAACGATAGTAACCGATACCTTTACGGCCCTGTATTTGTTAGAGCGGGAACAGTCTGTTTCCGACTAG
- a CDS encoding iron complex transport system permease protein, with protein MPTKSPSAFQAGGSNQGNTPPVKARPAVAVFVILGGLIALAFSLALSIAVGAANVSLATVWDAVFDYNPELQEHLIVHELRMPRALAGALTGACFAVAGALMQGMTRNPLADSGLLGLNSGAALALALCFAFAPGMPFMLIIVWCFVGAGVAAGIVYGIGSLSRGGLTPVRLVLAGAAVSALFTALSEGIAIYYRIGQELAFWYAGGLAGTKWVQLDAILPWTAAALIGAMMMSRSITMLSLGEEVASGLGLNIGRTRVLALILVLVLAGTAVSAVGAVAFVGLLIPHVARYLVGVDYRYIIPASAVLGALLIVLGDIASRMIAPPFESPIGALIALIGVPFFLYLARRERREL; from the coding sequence ATGCCGACTAAATCACCATCTGCCTTCCAGGCAGGCGGCTCTAATCAGGGCAACACACCGCCCGTCAAAGCGAGACCGGCCGTTGCCGTTTTCGTCATTTTGGGAGGGCTGATCGCATTAGCCTTCTCTCTGGCGCTCTCTATTGCGGTCGGCGCGGCGAATGTTTCGCTCGCTACAGTTTGGGATGCCGTGTTTGATTACAATCCCGAGCTGCAAGAACATCTGATCGTTCATGAGCTGCGAATGCCCAGAGCACTGGCCGGAGCTTTAACCGGAGCTTGCTTCGCTGTCGCCGGAGCGCTGATGCAAGGGATGACGCGTAATCCACTGGCCGATTCCGGCCTGTTAGGGCTCAATTCAGGTGCTGCCTTGGCTTTGGCGCTCTGTTTTGCTTTTGCTCCTGGCATGCCGTTTATGTTGATCATTGTATGGTGTTTCGTTGGGGCAGGAGTAGCCGCAGGGATCGTCTATGGCATCGGATCGCTGTCGCGCGGCGGCTTGACGCCGGTACGTCTTGTGCTGGCTGGAGCAGCCGTTTCGGCCTTGTTTACGGCGCTTAGTGAAGGAATTGCGATTTATTACCGCATCGGGCAGGAACTGGCCTTCTGGTATGCGGGTGGTTTGGCTGGCACCAAATGGGTGCAGCTCGATGCCATTCTTCCTTGGACTGCCGCAGCGCTGATCGGAGCGATGATGATGTCACGCTCGATTACGATGTTAAGCCTCGGGGAGGAAGTCGCATCGGGCCTCGGTTTGAACATCGGGAGAACCCGTGTACTCGCTCTTATTCTGGTGCTTGTACTGGCAGGCACAGCTGTATCCGCTGTGGGCGCAGTTGCTTTTGTTGGCTTGCTAATTCCTCATGTAGCGCGCTATTTGGTCGGAGTGGATTATCGCTACATCATTCCGGCTTCCGCTGTGCTCGGCGCGCTTCTGATCGTGCTGGGCGATATCGCCTCCCGTATGATCGCTCCGCCTTTTGAATCTCCGATCGGGGCTTTGATTGCGCTGATCGGCGTTCCTTTCTTCCTCTATTTGGCGCGTCGCGAAAGGAGGGAGCTGTAA
- a CDS encoding iron complex transport system permease protein → MDSEMLHQSARRRRSKALFMLAMLLILIAIVFLISMNAGSFRMSAGTVLNTLFGGGTDKEKLILFEFRLPRICIALLVGAGLALSGCVLQGISRNGLSDPGILGINAGSGLVVLLFIGFYPTAEAAPIFALPILALVGACLTALIIFGLAYKKGEGILPSGLILTGIAIAAAISSVTIVLMLRISPEKYQFAATWMAGSIWGSTWTFVLALLPWLIVLGAYMMMKARSLNVLALGDQLASGLGARVGGDRSRLLLVAAGLAGACVAVSGGIGFVGLIGPHIARRLVGPRHEALLPTSALCGALLMLVADTISRVLPMSSEVPTGIVVAVIGAPYFLYLMARSRA, encoded by the coding sequence ATGGATTCTGAAATGCTGCATCAATCGGCACGCCGCCGCAGAAGTAAGGCGCTGTTTATGTTGGCTATGCTGCTCATTCTTATTGCGATTGTTTTCCTGATCAGTATGAATGCCGGGTCCTTCCGCATGTCAGCGGGAACGGTTCTGAACACTTTGTTCGGTGGCGGTACGGACAAGGAAAAGCTCATTCTATTCGAATTCCGATTACCGCGCATTTGTATTGCCCTGCTGGTGGGCGCCGGTCTGGCTCTGTCAGGCTGCGTCCTGCAAGGAATTTCGCGCAATGGCTTATCTGATCCCGGCATTCTCGGCATTAATGCCGGTTCGGGACTCGTCGTTTTGCTGTTCATCGGGTTTTATCCAACGGCGGAAGCGGCTCCCATCTTTGCTCTGCCGATACTAGCCCTTGTCGGGGCTTGCTTGACGGCGCTTATTATTTTTGGACTAGCCTACAAAAAGGGAGAGGGAATCTTGCCGTCCGGGCTGATTCTGACCGGGATCGCAATCGCTGCCGCAATCAGCTCCGTGACCATCGTACTGATGCTCCGGATCAGTCCGGAAAAATATCAATTCGCCGCCACCTGGATGGCGGGTAGCATCTGGGGTTCCACCTGGACGTTCGTGCTTGCCCTGTTACCTTGGCTTATAGTTTTAGGCGCCTACATGATGATGAAGGCTCGCTCTCTTAATGTGCTCGCTCTTGGCGATCAGCTCGCCAGCGGCCTTGGAGCTAGAGTCGGCGGTGATCGCAGCCGCCTGTTGCTGGTAGCCGCCGGCCTGGCTGGCGCCTGCGTCGCGGTGAGCGGCGGTATTGGCTTCGTCGGCCTGATCGGGCCTCATATCGCTCGCCGACTCGTCGGCCCGCGGCATGAGGCGCTGCTGCCGACTTCAGCGCTGTGCGGAGCATTGCTGATGCTCGTCGCCGATACGATTTCCCGCGTCCTGCCGATGAGCTCCGAGGTTCCAACTGGAATCGTCGTCGCAGTCATCGGAGCTCCTTATTTCCTGTATCTGATGGCCCGCTCCCGTGCCTAA
- a CDS encoding transporter family protein: MWLPYALLSAVFAALVSIFGKIGLKDLDANSATALRAIIMAAFLVVVVIVQGKFGQMGEIFAQRKALTFIAMSGAAGALSWLFYFLALKVGTVSQVGPIDKLSVVFAIVLAMLFLGEKITLWNGIGVVMIAVGAILTSLK, from the coding sequence ATGTGGCTTCCCTACGCTTTGCTCTCCGCTGTATTTGCAGCGCTTGTCTCGATTTTCGGCAAAATCGGGCTTAAGGATCTGGACGCGAATTCCGCTACGGCGCTTCGCGCCATCATTATGGCGGCCTTCCTCGTTGTGGTTGTCATCGTCCAAGGAAAATTCGGACAGATGGGAGAAATTTTCGCCCAGCGCAAGGCACTAACCTTTATCGCCATGAGCGGCGCCGCTGGTGCGCTCTCCTGGCTGTTTTATTTTCTGGCGCTGAAGGTTGGCACTGTATCCCAGGTCGGTCCGATCGACAAGCTAAGCGTCGTGTTTGCGATTGTGCTCGCTATGCTGTTTCTTGGTGAAAAGATTACATTGTGGAACGGTATCGGCGTTGTCATGATCGCTGTAGGCGCGATTCTGACTTCGCTCAAATAG